The following DNA comes from Mugil cephalus isolate CIBA_MC_2020 chromosome 6, CIBA_Mcephalus_1.1, whole genome shotgun sequence.
GATAAAAGTGGCGAGGCGACGGCCAGGATGAACTTGTCGGACCTGCGGCTGGTTGTTGGCCTAAAGACAAACTCCAACATCAATCCTAATGTCTTCTGCAACACCAATACCAACAGCTCTCCAATGACAGTGAGGTACCAGGGTTACCCCATCCTGTCAGGTAAATCTGCTGGTCCAAACTACAATCTGCCAGAAAACACACTCGCATTATCTTAATGTAAATACGCACTGCGGACATCCAAAAatcaaatggatattttctttttttattgtgatgctTCGCTAAATCATTGCTTGTGTAAAAGTGCTGTATAAACACTGAAACataacctttttttctgtttttgttttagaggGCAAGTCTCCAAGGACGAGAGGTAGTAGTGGAGAAAACCCAGAACTGACTCCAGGCGCTGACAAAAATCAAAGTATAGAGTTGCCAGCACAACCAgtacgtacaaaaaaaaatattcacaatgGGCAGtattcagtgttgtttttgccaTATGTAAAGTCTCTgatattaaaacttaaaactttgtATACACTAGCTGGGTTTACGTGGAACCAATTCAGATTACAACCGCTTTAAAAACCCAAGCTGAAttaaaatgctccatataaacaatcagaataaacagaccaaaaccgaatgaaatttcattcggtGTCACAGGGGTAGAGTATTCCTTTTCATGTAAACGATGAATCAGGATGAAGTCAGGTTTCGTTCTGTCTTGACCCACAGAGCTTGTTAAATTACAagtctgaaagaactagacattatcgcacactTAGACggcaaaaaaaattgaaatattcaactgtttaaaaaggtccatcaaaaattaattgCAGCCGGGATAGACTGAAGCATGGAACAAATTTGGagccgctggaaaaccttgaagaccggctactataaagctaaacaacacaataggAGAAGTGGATGTGACCCCACAAACTTCCAGAATCAAGCTGCTgcgttaataataaaaatgatgaaaaactactgctgattagatGAGAGATCAGTCACGTGATGTTTTCGATCTGCACATGTGTCACATGTCTGTAAAACGTCTGTTCTGAAAAGCAgtggtgcatgtaaacgtaaGATCGGAATAGATCatctcacatgtaaacagctgacttGAAACCTTcagtcagaatgagaaaaaaagtctccatgtaaacctggctaCTGACTGAAaatttgttgtatttcacataaaggtttcacaaaacTACAGCTGCTACTTGAatgttaaatgtattattttctcatttttaagaTAATTTATGAGACTAGCAGTGTTGATTAATACAGACTCTGCCATTCAGTGAAAGCTATACCCTGACCTGTGTCGGATAAAACATTGCACATCTGTATGGGCCTCGTATGTTACAGGACTGGGAGGAAGACGCATTCCCCGGGTCTTCAAAAAACAACACGATAAAGGCCTCAACTAAGCTTTTCCTGTGGCTGAAAAGCAAACAGAAGAACCACAAATCCACTCCCAAAGACCAGCACGAAAACATCAGCGAGCACACAGCTCCCGAGTCTCACGCTCCCGTGTCTCCCAAGGTATTTCTAAGTTTCAGTAGCTGACACACAACTCCCCGGGACACGTGGGCAGCGATGACTCACGTTAAAAGTCAAACTTGTGACACGTCCTCCTTCCCAGAGTTGGTTTCCCAGAGAATGTTAAGACCGTAGGAGGAAGTACTGTGGTGAGTCAGTGTAGGATCGCTCGTTTCAAAACATGTCTAAAAATCTAGCACATGTTAAAGATAGTCAAGTttgaaaacaaatttatttGCCCCAGGTCGAAAAGGTGTCTTTAAACCATTTGAAATTACAAGTTGTACAGTGGTAGCAAAAAAAGGTGGATACTGTCACAGCAACAGTaagttataaaaaataaataaataataataataatgtaatttgGGTTGGAAAAGACTATGCAAACAGACTGATACACTTTACaaagttcagcttttttccTTTGCAAATGAAATTGTAATTAAAACCATAattgaaatcaaatgaaatcagccacatctgtctcatctcatctgtccTTTACTCATTTGGTTTGTAAACTGTCAGGGAAAAAGAAGCCACGGCTGAACagtataattcattttatttacagtttcaGCTCcgatatctattttttttttttatcctactGTTATTAAGCTTCTGTGATGTTTTTACCCCGTAGCTAGGTTCACGGGACACTGTTGGCGAGGACGGCTTTTTCGACCTCCTCTCTCGTTTCCAGGGCAACAGAATGGACGACCAAAGGTGCTCTCTACTGGATGGCCCGAGCCATCTCCCCGCccacccctctccctcctccaccctacCTGTAGCTGAAAGGAAACGTGAGTCCGCCCTGTGTTTTCGCTCCGTGGGTGTTCACACCATATGTGATAGCAGTGTTCCCCTCACTTTATCTGTCAAGGGTTAAATACTGTAAgagaaactggactcatcttaGTGAGACTAATTTGTTGGAGGAGCCGTAAGTATCCAAGGCGATGTCCTTCCACCTTCATGTGGTGTGAATGCAGCATGTCCACGACTGCCCTTTACATGTTAGAAGTTGTTCATTGTCTTTGTTGTGAAGTGATTTTCTCCTTTAGTTTTATCCTTCAGTGGCATCTGCGTACCTTTTTGATATAGAGCTCAATAGTCATCAACAGCCATAAATCTAAATTTCTCAATTTTCTCTATTTGGTGACAGATAATTTTAGTCacagcatttctttaaaaaggtACAGACGCCCGTGTTTGGACCAGAAAgttgcacttgaatgcaccacgcAGTCTGCAGCCAAGTGACACACACTGTATCAGTCTTTTCATCCCCGCAGGTGGCTGTAGACcgtgttcatcattcaaaagagTTATTAGTAGAGCGGTGTTTTCATTCTAGATGATTCTGTTGTTTGTAGAAAACATCTGTTTCAGGGGTTGAATGTTCAcattagctttatttattttcatcaccTCCTCTCCACTGGTTCTCAGAGAtcaacagccaatcagatttATTTCTGACTGACTCtccgtttccattaccagttttttattgggatatttgcacatttctaggggtaatatAAACACAGCAATTGATGGTTTACATTTATCCAACAAAATCTCAGGCAAATATTAGGAGGACATGATATTAGAAAGGAAAAAGGCACAACCCACTGCGTGTTATTCACCCATTTCTCACAACTATCTCTGCTTGTAGCTATTTCAGATTGCAATACACCATTCCAGGATCCCGGTCATTTCCTGGAGCTGCTGGCCAGCTCCCAGGCCCGTCGTCTGGACGACCAACGAGTCAGCATGAGCCATTTTCCTGGCTTACGTCTCAACACCTCCAGCCCGCCTCATAtaccctccacctccagcacAAATCAAACCCCGTTGCAAGGTGATAAAACATGAGGCTCGCCCGTCCATTTTTGTCGCACCAGACGGTATCGCTGATCATGACGAATGCTTGCGTTTCTCCCCCCCAGCCCCCATCTCCACAACAGATacacctcacacacactccctctaCGATCGCCTCGAGGCCAGTGCTGATCAGCCGGAGGGGGACGAGGTTTTCTTCGACATGTTAGTGAAGTGCCAGGTAGGAAAAAATACACTGCATGTGTTGCCAAGACCCCACAGCCTGATAATATGAACTCAtagaaaatacacaacaatattgtttttattaatacgTCTGATCTAAACCAgcggtttttgtttttagaatcaatcttcacatcaaaatatcgataccaagtcacctttcacaagaaatattagTACTTTTATGATACCAAATCtgtaatcaattctaaaaaagtaaaaagcgtGACTTCTATGATGGAAGCCCTTAAATTCACAAACTCTGTCTGCTCTGATATTTTGCAGCTTGTTTACTTCTtatacagaggtataaaatGTATtcttcataattacattcagaAATATTCATTGTAAAAGTTATCATTTTTATGTACATAGGTAGATATCTAAAAGTATCGGTATCTGCATCAGGATATTATCCTTGTTATTACTTGGTATCGAATAGAAAGGAAAGATATTGTTATCGCGCATCCCTAAAGGACTGAGATTTTGAAAATACTAAAAGAATAGCCAACTATTCAGATGCTAAAACCAGATGATTTCTAGATTTCATTTTGACCCTGACCCATCTTTCAGGGCTCCAGACTGAACGACCAGAGGTGCGCTGCTCCAACTTCCTCAGCTAAAGGACCGACTGTTCCAGACGAGGACTTTTTCAGCCTCATCCTTCGTTCCCAATCCAACAGGATGGAGGAGCAGCGGGTTCCTCCTCCTGGAGTCGCACAGTCCAAACCGGGCTGACGCCGTGGAGCTATTTGTCACTTTATCTCAGGATAACCAATGAAGTAACCAAACTTCTTAGTTTTAattaacagtttgtgtttttgggaCCCACACTTCTGAACCGTCCTGGCAAGAAGAGATGAGAAGCTACAAGGAAGAAGGGTCTGGAATACAAAACTGTCTTTGTCAAATCATGGGAAATTTAtgattttaacttgtttttagatttttttttttttttcctttttatgagACAACTCTGCACCAGTGACCTCTGCCTTCTCTGGAGGCTTGCATCCAGTCACTCATACAAATCGTGGATAAAAGACTAGAGGTGAAAACCAAAGAGATGTCTGCTTGATCGTGATGGATTAGATGCATTTCATGAACACAAGGGTCTGACGATGAGCAAACTGGAGCAGTGCATATTAGTTTGAACTGCTCCCAGACCTCTCCAGCAGGAGGTGGAGTTTTGAAATCCCTTCTGGGGAAATAAAAGCCCACTGCTAAGCTGGTGACCAGTGGAGCCATTTACAGTATCTGCCTCCAGACAGTGATTTTGAAGACTTTAAGACAGTGTTAAATGTCGTTTGTGTGTTGTCCACAAACCGAAATGGGATTTTTTCTGCATTGTGTTAATTCGCTAGTgcaagggagagaaaaaaataatgtaattttagCTTTTATACCAATAACATCTCCTGACaatggagaaataaaatctCATTTAATTTACACTTCAGATTATTTATTGATTCGTTATCTTGAGTGTGCAACATGGGGTCTTTTCAAGTGATGTGCTTTGCACTAATTTATACCttcattttttcagtttcaacatAAATAAGTGTATTTACAAGGTGTTTCTCATCTCAGTGCGTCACACTGACACCAGTGACTTCGGTGCCTTATTGCCCATATTTATAATCACACAGTCTATTCAGCACTGAACATAATTATCTTTCGCCTGAGCCCACCTCAAGACAACAACCAAACAAGTTCCTCTGAAAACAATATAAAGTGCACATCAATGATCAGGTTATACAGTTGAGCCTCTCTTGATGTGTCCACATTAAAGACCGGCTACGCCTCTGAAGTCAGCCTCTCCCTATCGCGCCtgcatctgaaatgaaacaaatacgCAGCTTAGGTTTTATTGGAGATGTTACGACTAGTGACTACATATAAAGAAGTACTACGACACACTCAACCTGCATCTCTTGTTTAATCAGTGCTGTGATATTGCATAAAAGGATTAAAGTACCAACATAATTACTTCAGTCTGGACTAAACAGTCACTGTGTTTACACggttactaaaaataaatatggatggtTAGTATGTGTCCTAGAGAACACACATCAGATCAGTTTCATTCAACATAGAAAGATGACCATGATTGTATTTTTAACATTGCTGTGCAcatagaaaacaaacatttaaaaacaaaacttgcacTAATAACATCTAATGTTTACTCCTTGTTGGACAAACGTGTGCGGAAAGAGTGAATTTATACCCAGAAAGAAACGGAGTCTTCAATCTGAGCATAGTGCAACAGTCAGACGTGACTCAGATTCAGGCGGGTGGTGTAACCACTTAATCATGATCTGTTCAGTAAGAAAATATTATCTTACTTAAACACTTGATATGATtgtttctccatttttctcttCGAACAAAGTAAACTTCAGGTGAAGTGAAAAGAAACACGTTGAGTACCAAAACGAGTTTGAACAAAACTGGAAGCTGCACCTAATTTTGAGTGAATAGCTCAATAATGATGTTTTATGTGATTTAAACCCATATCAGATCAATTTATTTAGCATCTGTAAACACTAAAGTTGGAATCAGAGTCATTTCAATCAGATAAAGAAACCTTATCCATCTAAATTTAACCACTGACTCATGTTGTCTAGATTAACAGTGATGTAGAAATGTGATCTCACCTGTTGATGCAGCAGTTAAAGAAGCTGTTGTTTTGGTCCAGTCTGTACACGCCCGAGTTTGGAAGATCTTTACACACCGACAGGAATTTTTGCAGCTCAGATGTCGGGATCCcgctctgctgctgttgctaaaTGATGCAACCCAGGGTCAGACttagaacacatttagaaaatgtTTCCTTTGACGATGTTTTGCCAGAGTAACATCCTCTCAAAGCAAGCGTCATTTAAATCAGAACAAAGGAAAGATTACCTTGATTGTGTCGTAGGTGTCGGTGATGATCGTGATGAAGAGGCTGAGGATCATGTAGATGAAGAGAGATACGAAAGTGTAGAGGTAGACTCTGCTGAATATCCACACCAGGCTGCTCTTCTGCTTCATGTTCTTAAAGGTGGGGAACATGTCGTCTCCGTTGATCAGTGAGAACAGACACTCGGACACGGTGTTCAAGGTGCGGAACTGGAAAGACAAGACACAAgtaagctttcattttattattaatagaaAGCtgattgaattaaaaataataataataataaaataaatgaataaaatccaGTAGACTTGTTACCTTTTCGTGATACGGGCCGAGGACGATCCAACCACAAAAACAGTAACTCAGGTAAATGATTCCAGCACAGCAGATGAAGCGGATAACATTTGGGAAAGCTGCCCTGAGGGTCAGGATGAGAATCtgagggggagaagaaaaaaaaaaagacactgtaaTACATCTggaaaaatccatttttatgaGTCTTTAAACATAGCTGGATGacaatattttaatctttattattGTAATCATTGCAGCACTATTAATAAAATCTGGCCTTACATTATACTTCCTGAAGTAGCCCATGTAGCGGATGACTCCAATCCAGACAAACATGGTGCCTGTGCCGAGGAAGATGCTGCACACGTCATAGCTTGTGAGGACCTAACGAGAAATGAGGGGGAATACAATAAAAAGTGACAATATGAgcaaacagattttaaaattaCGACGATGACAATAAAACCTCGACGATAAAATCCTTGTCACCTTCGTCTGGATCTCTATCTTGAGGATGGAGCCTATGATGGTCAGTGCGTCGCTGACGATGATCAGGATGTACCAGCCGTTCACGAACTCCAACCTGTCCGACCACGGCACCTCTTTAGCCGTGTGTTCCCTGCAGTAGCGAGTGTACTCCTGTTGAGAACGTGAGAAAATGCAAGCATGTAGTTCAAAACCATCAGCACACAAGGAGACATGGAACATTTCTCTGAAATTCTGCCCAAAGTTGACACTATTCATTAAACGTTTATCAATGAAAAGCTTGTAATCCCtcaagaaaatggagaaaaatcaAAACCCCTACTGAACTCAATCTGATGTGATTGAATCTTTGAACTTGACCAAACAGACTCTAATGAACTGGCACCTGAAGCCTAGACTGAGAGGCACCAGTCTTACATTATTTATAACAAGTATTTTCATTGtgccaaaaaggaaaaaaaaatgtctagaAAGAACACAACGGATTCTCATCAGAGCAAAAGCTATATATAGGCCGTATGTAGTTGCATCCTTGGAAAATACATGGAAACACATCGTTAGATACATCCTGTAATTATAATATAAGCACTGAGGcaattttttaaacatattaatcAGAAATAGGCAGAAATACACAGACTACAGAGGCAAATGCAGGAATAAGCATTTCATTAAAACCCCtgagaaataaagagacacatatacatatacagcacacataaataatacacattCTTTCATTAACACGTTCAATATGTCGGATGAAGAAGTAAAACTAACGGCGAGGAGGTCATTCTACTCACTAACTCCAGCTGAATCCCGTTGATTATGGAGCGCATGCAAAGGGCGAAGGATGTGATGCACGTTACAATGATGAGGCAGTCGAACAGCACAGTGAGGTATATGTTCCTGGGAGCTGAGGAAGCAGACATTAAACTTAAAGTCTAATCTGAAAGAGGAGCAtatcttcaaacacactgcTCAGTTTCATCCTTCAGAAAAGCAAAATCAAAACCTGCGCGTGAGCTTCAGCCCAGGCGGTTTTGGCAAACGTACAAGCTCCGGCTACATTCCAGTCTCTGCATTCGTTGATGTTCACGTCATTTTCCAGGTCTATCTTTATCCTGCCGCTGTGAACTTGGTTGTTGAAAGTAATCTGTTAACCAGACAGAAAGGTTTCAAGACAGTTTTTCAAAAAGCGATACGCCCTTAAAGtcaaaccagaaaaaaacaaacattcacctGCTGGCCCTTAAAGCTAACGTTTAACTCTGCAAACACTGATGCGTGGCCTCAAATTAGCTTCAGAGATAAAGGCAGGATTCACATTTCCAGTTTTCTCCGTTGTCGTCTAAACTCTTATCTGCGCTGTGTGATCAGGTGCAGTGTCACAAGGAATTATTGTCAACCGTGAAGGCAGCGGTGAACTTATCGGATGTGTCATATCGCTGCTAGTAAAAGACGAAGTGTTGTGTTTACGGAGCCGTGAAGACAAGTTAAGTGACGTACGGTAACGGCGAAGTCGTAGCAGTCTGGCAGCTCTCTGTACCTCACTGTCTGCAAATTTATGGCCTTGAGGACAAACGTGATGCTCACAGAGATCATCCTGGAACAAAGAAATAAGGAGCGGGTTCAGGACTTAACAGCTTTTTCTAATCTTGAACAGCAGCTGTAATACATGTGACTGTTGCTTACAGACCTTttgaaatgcaacacaaactctGGAAGTGCTTCGCGCAGTGTTCGTGGAGCTATCGGGTAAACATTGAAGCATTctgtcaaagacaaaaaaaatagcagTACAATTAAAGCCTCTGTCCTCACACCAAATCATTTATCTGTACCATTTTTAACAgattataataattaaattaggTTTTAGCTATATAGTCAATCAGTTTTCTCTCAAGAAtacttaaacataaacatgattCTTGAACCAAGCTCATATGGAAGGGAATCAGAAATACTGAAGACATTGAAAATATTAAACAACAACACCTGGGCATAACAGACTCTTCAAACTAGCCACCTTTTTCTTCAATAACAACTTTGCCTTCTCTTAGTTTTCTCAACCAGCTTTAACACATGCAGGTTTTGCAacagtcttgaaggagttctcctgtttttttttttttttaattctgctcTCCAACTCATCCCAGACCATCTGAGCTAGATTAAAATTGCGTGATTGTGCACTGAATCACTGCAGACTTTGGTCAGAGAGTCCTTACGGAGCCTTGAGGTCCTGATGGTGACCCAGCTAAGCTAAAACCAGATGGGATGCTGTGGTAGTTGGTTAGCTGTTGCCTTGAATTCAGAATAAATTCCGAATAGTGTCACCAGCCAgcaattttcttcttctttatgatCTCACTCAGTAGCGGTTTCTTCTCTGCAGTCATTCAGTCTCTTCCCAACAGTAAATGCTGATATGTGTCTGTTGTTGAACTCTGGAAAGCAGCGACGGGGATTTTTAACTTGAACAAACTCATCCTCTGAAGCAGAAGGGAACTCTTGACTTTCTTTTCCTCGAGTTTCAGGCGTTTCTCAACATCGATGCCATggctatttatttaattgagtggtcataatgtgggTACTTGGTTAACAAGGGCTTTTTCCTGTGTAGAAACACGACTGATGCTCTCAAATAAATAGTAAGAAATCCCACCCGTAATATTTTGACATGCCTCACCTGGTAATTGAAAGCCACTTGATTACTTCCTGAAGGTATAAGTGTAGCCAATACTGTGCTAAGCCAACATCGAGGTATCAACAGAGCCCATCAACTACATAATTCCACATATagtttgtcttcattttgttctATTAAAGTATTAAGACAAAAAACTTGTGAGTTTGCATGTCATCTGTAATCTATATAATCAATAACAATGCTTACCGGTTTCTACATGTACATCAATGTCTAATGTTTCACTTCCGGGGTAGATTGATCCATTCTTGAAGAAATTCTGACACACAGTCAGCGGAGTGTACGTACTTCCATTTTTCTCATATTCATGATTACCCACTGTGATGTTGTGCAGATGTTCATACTGAAAACGGACAAATacaaattggacaaattaaaaaactaaagtaTTTTGGTGAAAATCAAAAGCTCGTAGGCggccaaaaactaaaaatatcaatatgttAAATACAgactcaaataaacaaagtccAATCCCATGACAGATGTTACCTGTCAGGCTTTTTAGCCATAAAAGCATGTAGTAAACTCCCAACAATGATTTACAGCAACACTAAAGCAAATGAAACTATCTCTGAAGCCCCATGAGCGCGATAAACCGACGCAGTTGCAGCAAATCAACATCAGGCTCCCTCTGCGCTTCTTTCCGTCAGAAACGTTCACGTACCTGTTTAATAACGTAGTCGATGTGATCGTAAACGTCTGCTTGTCTGTAAACGGCGTACGTATCCAAGCCTCCGTCAACGTAGCCTTTCAGGAAGATGTGTTTGAACGTCAACAGATTTTCCTCCCTGAACGTGACAACCATCTGGTTGCTGAGACCAAAAGACACCAGCTGTGATGGAGAAAAGATTTGTCATTAAAGACTGACTGGGACTGaaatatcttttctttttaattcccattccacattgtatatacagaatatttttcagagcgctgttatttttttgtatatgctttcaaatttgatgttttttgtattcttgtctaattgtgcgctactgtgacaaggaaatttccccatacgtgggataaacgATCAATGCCTCATGTCTTGAATGTTCGCTGTTTTGGTAAAAACAATCTCCTCCTATTACAGGTcagtatctggttgttaacaccCACATATGTCCTGTTTAAACCCCGACCCCGTGACAGTCctagaactgaaagaagctacttggatgagggTCAAAACAACTCCACAAGTCAATTTGTTTCAGCCTGTTTCATTTTcgttattttcttttagatgTATTATGACTCGGATGACTGACTACCtttactgactgactgactacCTTTACAGACAtatgaggaaggaggaaaaaaacaaaacaaaacaacattgttCGGGCCACGTCTGAAACAGCTTACCTGGATGGTAATAATGGCAATTTTCACAAGCTGCAGAACCAGTTTCCAAGGTTTGCGTCCGCGAGCGTGGTACTTCTCACAAGGGTTCATGAAGTAGTATTTAATCTTCCTTCTGAGGCACTCCACTTGGTCCAGGTTCTCCAGACACCGAGGCTCGTGATCGGACCAGGGAGAGTTTGCCTCATACACTCTGTACACGTCGCTGGTTTCCTCCATATCTGAAATAGCTGAATTTATATACAACCGCAAGACAAGTAATTGTAACAACTGCGAAGGGAAACACTCAAAAACAGAATGTTAAGCAGCAAACCAACCAAACACTTAGTTTCACAAACAGTGACTTAGTTTATGGGTCACCTATACAATATGATGTAATCTATCTGCCATGCAATAAAACAGTGCGAAGCACACAATGTACAGTTTCTGTTACACATATGGaacattttctatattttaagctcactatttttgtttttactgatcacCATGTTGACAAAATTAGCTATTCTTCCCTTTTTCCCCCATTTCCTTTACAGACTAAAAAGGCAAAGAGATTTGCCACATGATCACACGACGCTCTGACAGGTTCTGCTTTTGTTGTCTCTGCACATGACAAATGGTAAACTGTCATGCTCAACAACTGACTGAAAGCAGGAATGAAATGAAGTGTACCTGCACATTGTTGAATAATAAATAGCAGTTCGCGTTCGGAAACACGACCGACGTCCACCATCctattaaatatttatgcttTGTCGTGTGGAGCTAAACATGTGCCTTGTGTCTGGTCAAGGAAACGTGAAACACAcgatgaaaacacaacattaactTATAGGCTACTTACCAACGCCCCTCCGCCGGTTAATCAACTTTTAATTGTATCCACCTGTCGTTTGAGGCACAAACTCATACTCAAAATGTCTTTGTCTCCATTAAAACTGGCTGACAACGTCTTGTTTTGCAGTGAATGTCATGACTTAAGTAGTTAAACCCGAGTGAACTTCGGAAACACCTGGTCTGTCTTACCGGTAACTAAATTCCAACTGGTTCAGGTAACCTTTTTTTGTCACGGGCACTTTAACGTCACTGTAAAGCGGCGATATGATTGGCTTTTACAACTGTCACTCAAATATGCCCCACCCACTCCTGTAAGGAACTGCAGATCTGCAATCTGATTGGCGTttacacctgtcagtcaaataTACCCCGCCCACCGTTGTAACTAATGGCAACCAAACAATCCCGCTGCTACACGAGAAGGAGTTCAAGATAACATGTTTTAAACTAAAGGTAAaccttttaaatatatttgtctATAAAGTGTTCACTTCAAACTTGACAAACTTAATCAGATCCTATCCCCATAAAGTGTTATTAGTGTTTAATCAACGTTTGCCCTACAAGTTAATTCTACTAAGTTAATGCTAGCTAAATAATGGACGTGCAAATAAAAACTGGTTGTAGTAACTTATTCTGATATTTGATTTATCATTActatattatactgtatgtaagaAGTTAAAGTCAAAAACAGGTCtttaatgtttgcaaaaaaattGTTAGCAAGTTAAAAAGAATACAAAATAGCTACGTACCATGATATGTACAGTCAGAAGTAAATATGAACGTAGcgtgtgaataaataaataaaaatataaataaatgatttattcaaaCGATCAAACGTGaactgtaaaatatgttttaaagtacagatgtcttttctttttcagaacttatcgtattattattattattattattattattattattattattattattatatttcaaagctaacagatattttattcatttttactcTGTTTTCTAGTAATAGATTAAAAGTTTCATCCAGATATATTATCATTGGTACATAAAACAAGATGCATTTTATAgtttaaaaatgatcaaatatgaataaagcagtcaaaattaattttgaccttctgtattttatatgtataatGCAGTTGGTACTTGTATGTGTACTAGAAATCCCAAAACAGATAAGGTTTTAATCCTACGCTGTGGCGTGTAATGAAGTATTTGTCTGAATTCATGCATCATACTGTATCAGCAGGTAAGTCAGATTCATAAATGATTATCTTGTAAATTGTTGTAGATTGAGAAAAATAATGTCAGAATTTATTTACAGATAAAGGACATGTCTACAGACTAATTATAGAAGACTGCTGCTAAATAGTAGTACACTgcataaaagacaaagaaacgtACAATTCCCTAATACTCCACAAGATGTC
Coding sequences within:
- the LOC125009608 gene encoding G-protein-signaling modulator 2-like isoform X3; the protein is MESSCLDLALEGERLCKAGDYHAGVSFLESAIQVGTEDLQILSAIYSQLGNAYFHLQEYNKALEYHRHDLTLTRTIGDEVGEAKASGNLGNTLKLLGRYDEAVVCCQRHLDITRAIYDKVGQARALYNFGNVYHAKGKSICWTGAEPGEFPEEARIALRKAAEYYEANLAVVKELGDRAAQGRTYGNLGNTYYLLRDFETAVAAHEKRLLIAKEFGDRSAERRAHCNLGNAYIFLSQFDVAAGHYKRTLQLARLLKDRAVEAQACYSLGNTYTLLRDYERAIDYHLKHLVIAQALNDRVGEGRAYWSLGNAHTALGNHEQAMDFAEKHLEIAKETRDKSGEATARMNLSDLRLVVGLKTNSNINPNVFCNTNTNSSPMTVRYQGYPILSEGKSPRTRGSSGENPELTPGADKNQSIELPAQPDWEEDAFPGSSKNNTIKASTKLFLWLKSKQKNHKSTPKDQHENISEHTAPESHAPVSPKLGSRDTVGEDGFFDLLSRFQGNRMDDQRCSLLDGPSHLPAHPSPSSTLPVAERKPISDCNTPFQDPGHFLELLASSQARRLDDQRVSMSHFPGLRLNTSSPPHIPSTSSTNQTPLQAPISTTDTPHTHSLYDRLEASADQPEGDEVFFDMLVKCQGSRLNDQRCAAPTSSAKGPTVPDEDFFSLILRSQSNRMEEQRVPPPGVAQSKPG
- the mcoln3b gene encoding mucolipin-3 codes for the protein MVDVGRVSERELLFIIQQCAAISDMEETSDVYRVYEANSPWSDHEPRCLENLDQVECLRRKIKYYFMNPCEKYHARGRKPWKLVLQLVKIAIITIQLVSFGLSNQMVVTFREENLLTFKHIFLKGYVDGGLDTYAVYRQADVYDHIDYVIKQYEHLHNITVGNHEYEKNGSTYTPLTVCQNFFKNGSIYPGSETLDIDVHVETECFNVYPIAPRTLREALPEFVLHFKRMISVSITFVLKAINLQTVRYRELPDCYDFAVTITFNNQVHSGRIKIDLENDVNINECRDWNVAGASPRNIYLTVLFDCLIIVTCITSFALCMRSIINGIQLELEYTRYCREHTAKEVPWSDRLEFVNGWYILIIVSDALTIIGSILKIEIQTKVLTSYDVCSIFLGTGTMFVWIGVIRYMGYFRKYNILILTLRAAFPNVIRFICCAGIIYLSYCFCGWIVLGPYHEKFRTLNTVSECLFSLINGDDMFPTFKNMKQKSSLVWIFSRVYLYTFVSLFIYMILSLFITIITDTYDTIKQQQQSGIPTSELQKFLSVCKDLPNSGVYRLDQNNSFFNCCINRCRRDRERLTSEA